In the genome of uncultured Celeribacter sp., the window CGCATAGACCGTCCCCGCCAGCGAGGCGATGGTGGCCGAAAGGCAAAAGACGGCGGTGCGATAGGCGACGACGCGATACCCGATGGCCTCGGCGCGCGCCTCGTTTTCTCGGATGGCTTTCAGCACGGTGCCAAAGGGCGACCCGACAAAGCGCAGCATGGCGAGGAAGAGGATCAGCGAGGTGATGAAGACGAAATAATAGGCCGCGAGCTTGCCGTTCAGCTTGACGTCCCAGAGCCGGACGACCTTCCCGTCGGCATCGGTCAAAAGCTTGGTCGCGGTTTTGAACAGATCGGGAGATTTGTAGATGATCCCGTCTTCGCCGCCGGTGATCTGCGACAATTGCGAGGCGAGCACCAAAACGACGGAGGCCGCCGCCAAGGTGATCATCGCGAAAAAGATCGCCTTGACGCGTAGCGACAGCAATCCGATGGCCACGGCAAAGACCAGCGAGACCGCAACCCCGGCCAGCGCGCCGAGGAGCACCGGGGTCCAGCCCGGTCCCATCTGTTTGAGCAGGATCGCGGCGCCATAGGCGCCGAAGCCGAAGAACATCGTATGGGCAAAGCTGACAATCCCCGTATAGCCGATCAACAAATCGAAACTGGCCACCAGGACGATAAAGATGCAGATCCGCGCGGCCACTTCGAGCGAGCGGACATCCTGAAACAGGAAGGGCGCGAAAAGCAGCAGCGCCGCGATCAGGGCGACCACGCCCTTGATGACGAGGGTGCCGGTGGTGTGTCGGGTGTCTGACGTGATCATCGTATCCTCCTCACTTGACCGCCGGGCGCAATCCGTTCGGGCGCCACAACAGAATTGCCACCATCAGGATCATGTTCGAGGCCAGCGCCAGTTTCGGCGCGAGAAAGCCAACGTAATTCGACATCAACCCGACGAGGAGCGCGCCCAAAAGCGTGCCCTCGATTGAGCCGAGGCCGCCGATGATGACCACGATGAACACGACGATCATCAGATCGGCCCCCATATGCGGGGTGATCAGAGTTTCATACCCGGCCCACATCGCACCGCCGAGTGCCGCCAGCGCAGAACCCAGCATGAAGACGCCGATGAACAGCCGGTCGACGCGAAAGCCCAAGGCCTCGACCATTTCGCGGTCTTCCACCCCGGCGCGGATCAGCAACCCGATACGGGTCCGGTTGAGACCGACATAAAGCAGGACGAAGACCCCGGCACCCAGAGCAAAGGCGAAGGCACGGTAAATTTCGATCGAGACATCGCCGATGATCCAGGAGCCTTCCAGAAAATGCGGTCGCGCCACGGAAAAGGGTGTGCCGCCCCAAAAGGCGAGAATGGTCTGTTCGGCGACGATCATCGCTCCGATGGTGATCAGGATCTGACGCAGGTGGTCGCGGTAGACCGGTTTGATGATCACCGTTTCGAAAAACCAGCCTGCGATCAGGCCGAAACAGATCGCGGCGAGATAGGCCGCCGCCAGGGCAGAGGCGTTCAGGACCCAGCTGTCGGCGGCCAGCCAGCCGCCCAATCCCGCCAGAACGGCGGCGGAGATAAAGGCCCCGAAGCTGACAAAGGCGGAATGGCCGAAGTTCAGAACATCCATCAGCCCGAACACGAGGCTGAGCCCGGAGGCCATGAGGAACAGCATCATGCCCATGGCCAATCCGGCCACGGTCAGGGTGATCCAGGACGACGGCGCGCCGATCAGGAGAAAGGCGATCAGGGCGACGGCGACCGGCAACAGGTTCACCCCGCCAGCCCGGTCCCAATAGGTGCTCAGAGTTGCAGTGCGTGCAGTCATCTTTCTCTCCTCACATCTTTCTCTTTTCACAGCGACAGGCTCAAGAGCCGGTGTTGAAGCGCGGTATCGG includes:
- a CDS encoding branched-chain amino acid ABC transporter permease codes for the protein MITSDTRHTTGTLVIKGVVALIAALLLFAPFLFQDVRSLEVAARICIFIVLVASFDLLIGYTGIVSFAHTMFFGFGAYGAAILLKQMGPGWTPVLLGALAGVAVSLVFAVAIGLLSLRVKAIFFAMITLAAASVVLVLASQLSQITGGEDGIIYKSPDLFKTATKLLTDADGKVVRLWDVKLNGKLAAYYFVFITSLILFLAMLRFVGSPFGTVLKAIRENEARAEAIGYRVVAYRTAVFCLSATIASLAGTVYAVWLKYTGPDTALSFSIMIDILLMVVIGGMGTMWGAVIGAVLLILAQYYLRDLMGAASEALAGVPLLPELLAPDRWLFWLGIIFILLVYFFPRGIAGTVMTGRKGA
- a CDS encoding branched-chain amino acid ABC transporter permease; translated protein: MTARTATLSTYWDRAGGVNLLPVAVALIAFLLIGAPSSWITLTVAGLAMGMMLFLMASGLSLVFGLMDVLNFGHSAFVSFGAFISAAVLAGLGGWLAADSWVLNASALAAAYLAAICFGLIAGWFFETVIIKPVYRDHLRQILITIGAMIVAEQTILAFWGGTPFSVARPHFLEGSWIIGDVSIEIYRAFAFALGAGVFVLLYVGLNRTRIGLLIRAGVEDREMVEALGFRVDRLFIGVFMLGSALAALGGAMWAGYETLITPHMGADLMIVVFIVVIIGGLGSIEGTLLGALLVGLMSNYVGFLAPKLALASNMILMVAILLWRPNGLRPAVK